ccaATAAGTGTGTATGAAGGCGGCACCTCCTTGTCACGTACGAAAGACGTGCTCGGCTTCTGATTTGCTGTTGCCGTGGAGATTCCGGATCTCACTATCATCGCTTCATGCAGATGTCCAATCAGAGGCGCTGTCTCTCACGCGACGTCACTCTGCTTTTCGCGCCGCCCAATCAGAAGATAGCTCCCTCAGCTACTTGACCGCGGCAGGTAGTTCGCtcacccgcacacacacacacagtacgCGTTTAGGTAAGTACTAGCTTCTCTCCATGCTAGCATACGTACAGTTAGCTTAACTTTTTAACGGTCTactttcaattaaaataaaataaacgcaAAATAGGTACACCAATAGGCTTGTTTTGGGATATAATGCACGACTAAGGTTCAACTGGAAGGTACTAAAGCATTGCATTTCGTGTATGTGTCATAAAAAACTCGTTTTTGAAGTATTTCGGGTCCAAATACTCGACGAATtgttaaaaagtatttaaaagttGCGGTAGTGATGTCAAAAATGATGTTAAAAATCCCGCTTGCGTGTTATGTAATGGTTCCGTTAGGGTCCGGGCCTAAATTTTATGTTAAGtaatcattcattcaaatttttaaATTGTAGTAATTGTACTTCACTAAACtaaaaaccatgttttttttaatgacgtaAATTAAGCACTTGGTGTATGTTTTAATTTATGTTAGATATATATAAGATTGAATTTTATAaaacttgttttatttaatagtCCCCTATGtcctttttatttacatttttcaatgaggtaacagttttcttttttaaaggttCATTGTGTCATTAATGTATAATGACGTCCAATCCCTGTAAAATGAGTCAACACCACTCTCCcgctttaaatgaattggacatcttgtCTTTTTAATGAGTCAACCCCTGTTTGCGTACTGATCAAATTCCAAATgttggcagcagcagcagtgatGGAGGCGAACGGCACGGCGACCATCTTGAGCTCGGCCTCGCTGGCGGCGGAGTACTTGGACGGCCTGTTGCCGGCCAACCCTTTGCAGCCCCCCCTCAAGCGGGCCTGGGTCCACATGTTGGAAAACTATACCGAGTTCCAGATCGCCACTTGGGGTTCCCTCCTGGTTCACGAGCTCATCTACTTCCTCTTCTGTCTGCCGGCTTTCCTCTTCCAGTTCATGCCCTTCATGCGCAAGTACAAAATCCAGCAGGTCAGCCTTCTCCTTCTCGTCCATTTTTCCGCTCAGATTTtgagaatgtgttttttgtgcGTGCAGGACAAACCAGAAACCATGGAGAAGCAATGGCGTTGCTTGAAGATGTTGCTCTTTAACCACTTCTTCATCCAACTGCCACTCATCTGCGGCACTTACTACTTCACCAAGTTCTTTGACATCCCTTACGACTGGGAGTCAATGCCCAGGTGGTGAGTTGGCGCGCCTTATGTGTAAtggactggtgtcaaagtggcggcccgcggcccaaatctggcccgccgcatcattttgtgcggcccgggaaagtcaatgatgagtgccgactttctgttttaggatcaaattcaaatgaagactatagatgtatattaaatttataaattttatttagtttttaaaaaaatattttgctggaGTCCCTCAGCAATTTTGTTATACgtagctgtgtatgatgacaataaaaaggCTTGTGTGTTTCCTTTCCAGGCCCTTCTTGGTGGCTCGCTGTCTGGGCTGCGCCGTGGTGGAAGACGCCTGGCACTACTTCCT
This region of Stigmatopora nigra isolate UIUO_SnigA chromosome 6, RoL_Snig_1.1, whole genome shotgun sequence genomic DNA includes:
- the msmo1 gene encoding methylsterol monooxygenase 1, with the protein product MEANGTATILSSASLAAEYLDGLLPANPLQPPLKRAWVHMLENYTEFQIATWGSLLVHELIYFLFCLPAFLFQFMPFMRKYKIQQDKPETMEKQWRCLKMLLFNHFFIQLPLICGTYYFTKFFDIPYDWESMPRWPFLVARCLGCAVVEDAWHYFLHRLLHHRRIYKYIHKVHHEFTAPFGMQAEYAHPAETLILGAGFFIGILIFCDHVFFLWAWVAVRLLETIDVHSGYDIPLNPLHLVPFYAGSRFHDFHHMNFVGNYSSTFTWWDKIFKTDHQFNKYVTQKEGDKKMQ